The following is a genomic window from Sporosarcina jeotgali.
TCCCCTTTTCTTCTCTGTTTGTATAAAAACATTGTAAATACAATCACCCACGTCACCATTAATATAGATAAAGGAACTAACAGACTGATTTCATCACCTTCTCATAACGTTATAAAGTTTTATCCTAGTATCGCAGTGCTATTACTGCATTATGTAATCTTGCGTGCGAACTCAGTATAAGTGTCAGCAAGTACCAGAAAGACGTTCCCCTCTCCAGGGTTAAATAATGCAAAGAACACCCTAAGAGCCTCTTGGGGTCAGTCATTGTATCTTTTCAACAAAACTAATCATAATTTAACTAGATTCAGATACACCAAAGCTAATTTAAAAGCCGACTGCAGAAATTTCAGAAAGTCCCGCTTTTATCCAACTATACCATGTCACGCACAAATTCAAAATTTTTATTTTGCTTCATTAACGAACAAAAAGAGCATTGCTTTTGCAATGCTCTTTCCATATCCATCACCGACCGATCACTGCTCAGCTTAGCCGCGCAAGCACTTCAGTGGCAGTCAAATCCTCTTTTTCCATCCACTCCATTAGCAGCTCCGCTGTTGCTTCTGCACTTCTTAACTTGCCTTCTTCTTTATAATTGATAAACTGCTCCAGCATCGGGAATCCATCACTATCACTTGAACGTATTGTCTGCTGCATTCCCGTATCGATAATCCCTGGAGCTATGGAAACAATTCCTACTGGATGTACTGCACGCTGCTGCTCTAAGCGGACAACTTCTGAAAATCGGTCAAGTCCAGCTTTCGTCGTGCAGTATATTCCCCATCCTTCATATGCATTTCGGCCAGCACCTGAAGAGATATTAATAATTTGTTTTTTAACTTCAGACTGATTCAACACACCT
Proteins encoded in this region:
- a CDS encoding SDR family NAD(P)-dependent oxidoreductase, with the protein product MDIYIVTGASKGIGEELYEQIQKSGSKVVGIARSNPKGYENFVEVDLTNREARQGLMERLLTPYLSKADSFTLINNAGTVEPVGKVGGLPANALQQAIELNLTAPIELSNDFIGVLNQSEVKKQIINISSGAGRNAYEGWGIYCTTKAGLDRFSEVVRLEQQRAVHPVGIVSIAPGIIDTGMQQTIRSSDSDGFPMLEQFINYKEEGKLRSAEATAELLMEWMEKEDLTATEVLARLS